One part of the Tunicatimonas pelagia genome encodes these proteins:
- a CDS encoding IS66 family transposase zinc-finger binding domain-containing protein translates to MLSNEEVVAKDGVEKQTYQRTIAKPAASIAPSRKLLPAHLPRIEVVLEPEEDTSAMKKIGEQVSEELDYEPAKLFVRRYVRPRYVSAEEDFYVAALPNRPIDNHSMTEASLEPDYWLRFSWISSAIICPSTGKYSATNDWVSASQKAHWAVG, encoded by the coding sequence TTGCTCTCTAATGAAGAGGTCGTAGCGAAGGACGGTGTTGAAAAGCAAACGTATCAACGAACGATAGCCAAACCTGCCGCATCCATTGCCCCTTCACGCAAACTGCTACCGGCTCACTTGCCGCGTATAGAGGTAGTGCTGGAACCCGAAGAGGATACCTCAGCGATGAAGAAGATTGGTGAGCAGGTGAGCGAAGAACTGGATTATGAACCGGCTAAGTTGTTTGTGCGCCGTTACGTCCGACCGCGCTACGTGAGTGCCGAAGAAGACTTTTATGTAGCTGCTTTGCCCAACCGGCCCATTGATAATCATTCCATGACGGAGGCATCCCTGGAGCCGGACTACTGGCTCAGATTCTCATGGATAAGTTCTGCGATCATTTGCCCGTCTACCGGCAAGTACAGTGCTACCAACGATTGGGTATCAGCCTCTCAGAAAGCACATTGGGCGGTTGGTTGA
- the tnpC gene encoding IS66 family transposase yields MDKFCDHLPVYRQVQCYQRLGISLSESTLGGWLSSACELINPLYAALRKCVLGQAYLQADESPIPVLDKKKKGKTHRGYQWPAPRWAYHSPEIRLVFFDYQSGRGREGPKECLKAFSGYLQADGYEAYEWLNAQRNDITLLHCMAHARRYFEKALDSDAERATYALSEIQKLYAVERHGRQEDLSDEQRYVLRQEQAVPILEELHAWLLEQAANVLPKSLIGKAVAYSLRRIKTLSLYTTDGRLEIDNNLIENTIRPIALGRKNYLFAGSHAAAQRIAVFYSLLGSCKLHGIEPYSYLKDILERLPDHPINEIEDLLPHRWKPRQADQKTEPITVAV; encoded by the coding sequence ATGGATAAGTTCTGCGATCATTTGCCCGTCTACCGGCAAGTACAGTGCTACCAACGATTGGGTATCAGCCTCTCAGAAAGCACATTGGGCGGTTGGTTGAGTAGCGCTTGTGAACTAATCAACCCCCTCTACGCGGCTTTGCGCAAATGTGTACTCGGTCAGGCATACTTGCAAGCTGATGAAAGTCCAATACCGGTGCTGGATAAAAAGAAAAAAGGCAAGACTCACCGAGGCTATCAGTGGCCGGCACCCCGGTGGGCCTACCATAGTCCGGAGATTAGACTGGTGTTCTTCGACTACCAGTCCGGACGAGGCAGAGAGGGACCCAAAGAATGTCTGAAAGCCTTTTCCGGTTACTTACAAGCCGATGGCTACGAAGCCTACGAATGGCTCAACGCCCAGCGCAATGACATTACCCTACTGCATTGTATGGCGCACGCCCGCCGTTACTTTGAAAAAGCCCTGGACAGCGATGCCGAACGGGCCACCTATGCCCTGTCCGAAATACAGAAGCTCTATGCAGTGGAACGTCACGGCCGACAAGAGGATCTCTCAGATGAACAACGCTACGTGTTGCGGCAAGAACAGGCGGTGCCCATTCTGGAAGAGCTACATGCTTGGTTGCTCGAACAAGCGGCCAATGTATTGCCTAAAAGTCTGATCGGTAAAGCCGTTGCTTACTCACTGCGCCGTATCAAAACTTTATCGTTGTATACCACTGACGGGCGGCTGGAGATCGATAATAACCTGATTGAAAATACCATCCGACCTATTGCCCTGGGCAGAAAAAACTACCTGTTCGCCGGGAGCCACGCGGCCGCCCAACGTATTGCTGTCTTCTACAGCCTGTTGGGCAGCTGTAAACTGCACGGCATTGAACCTTACAGCTATCTGAAAGACATCCTGGAACGACTACCCGATCATCCCATCAATGAAATAGAAGACTTGCTACCCCACCGATGGAAACCCCGGCAAGCTGACCAAAAAACTGAGCCGATCACCGTCGCCGTCTAG
- a CDS encoding NmrA family NAD(P)-binding protein: MKITLTGSLGRIGKPLVQKLMSEGHTVTVISSNSARSKEIEALGAIPAIGALQDTDFLASTFTGADVIYAMAPPANYFDQSLNLFEYFKELGNSFDEAVQKSGVKRVINLSSIGAHLEKGNGILEGTYYVENSLNSLPEDVAVTHIRPTEIYYNLFQFIDLIKNQGIMGSNLNKNGVNVWVSTEDIAAAVVEEISNPFSGRKVRYVASEELTYQEVAATLGSAIGKPDLKWVTITDNQLYESLKSVGMQPAIAEKMVEMYAAIRSGLLYEDYNLHKPETLGQVKMKDFAQEFAAVYHQK; encoded by the coding sequence ATGAAAATCACACTGACAGGTTCACTAGGACGTATTGGAAAACCATTGGTACAAAAGTTAATGAGTGAAGGCCATACGGTTACGGTTATTAGTAGTAATTCGGCCAGAAGTAAGGAGATTGAAGCATTAGGAGCCATTCCGGCTATTGGTGCCCTACAAGATACTGACTTTTTAGCTTCTACTTTCACCGGTGCCGACGTTATCTACGCAATGGCACCCCCCGCCAATTACTTCGACCAAAGCTTGAACCTGTTTGAGTATTTTAAAGAACTCGGAAATAGCTTTGACGAAGCTGTTCAGAAATCGGGAGTGAAACGAGTTATTAATCTAAGCAGTATTGGGGCGCACCTAGAGAAAGGTAACGGTATTTTGGAAGGTACCTACTACGTAGAAAATAGCCTAAACAGCCTACCGGAGGATGTGGCAGTCACGCACATACGCCCCACCGAAATTTACTATAACCTATTTCAGTTTATTGACTTGATTAAAAACCAGGGAATTATGGGCAGTAACTTAAATAAAAATGGCGTGAACGTGTGGGTATCTACTGAGGATATTGCCGCTGCTGTTGTGGAGGAAATTAGCAACCCATTCTCAGGACGCAAAGTACGGTACGTAGCTAGTGAAGAGTTGACCTACCAAGAAGTGGCCGCTACTTTAGGTTCAGCCATTGGAAAACCCGATCTAAAATGGGTTACGATTACCGATAACCAACTGTATGAGAGTTTAAAAAGCGTGGGGATGCAACCCGCAATAGCGGAGAAAATGGTGGAAATGTATGCGGCCATCCGCAGCGGATTATTATATGAAGATTATAACTTGCATAAGCCTGAAACACTTGGTCAGGTTAAAATGAAAGATTTTGCTCAAGAGTTCGCCGCAGTTTATCATCAGAAATAG
- a CDS encoding helix-turn-helix domain-containing protein translates to MQPYRLKTISQYHKFRGLSGPAHPLISVFPIGDISQLRDDEPDHIIQDFYSVALKKNVNATLHYGQHEYDFDGGRMIFIAPNQVYSLRAKKNLTHSGWMLLIHPDFFWNTSLLKKIKQYEYFGYSVHEALTLSEKEEEIVISVLRSIERECHYNIDKFSKPVIISQVELLLNYADRFYHRQFITREKEHHQILVRLEQLLADYFNDKNLIDRGLPSVVDIANSLHVSPNYLSGLLNVLTGKSTQQHIHDKLIEKAKEKLSISELSISEVAYELGFEYSQSFSKLFKSKTGQTPSAFKRSFKL, encoded by the coding sequence ATGCAGCCCTACCGATTAAAAACCATTAGTCAATATCATAAGTTTAGAGGATTATCCGGGCCCGCTCATCCTTTAATTAGTGTTTTTCCTATTGGAGATATTTCTCAACTGAGGGACGATGAACCGGATCATATCATACAGGATTTCTATTCGGTGGCATTGAAAAAAAATGTGAACGCCACGCTGCATTACGGACAGCATGAATATGATTTTGATGGGGGGAGGATGATTTTTATCGCCCCCAATCAAGTTTATTCTCTTCGGGCGAAAAAGAATTTGACCCATTCGGGATGGATGCTACTGATTCATCCTGACTTTTTTTGGAATACTTCCTTACTCAAGAAAATCAAGCAATACGAGTATTTTGGGTACTCAGTACACGAAGCACTAACTTTATCAGAGAAAGAGGAGGAAATTGTAATTAGTGTTTTGCGAAGCATTGAGAGAGAATGCCATTACAATATCGATAAATTCAGTAAACCCGTAATTATTTCTCAGGTTGAATTGCTACTGAATTATGCCGATCGGTTTTATCATCGGCAATTTATCACGCGGGAAAAGGAGCACCATCAAATTCTAGTCCGGTTAGAGCAACTACTGGCTGACTATTTCAACGATAAAAACTTAATTGACAGGGGCTTACCCTCAGTTGTGGATATAGCTAATTCGTTGCATGTATCACCCAACTACTTAAGTGGTTTACTTAATGTGTTAACTGGAAAAAGCACTCAGCAACATATTCACGACAAGCTGATTGAAAAAGCAAAAGAAAAATTATCAATCAGCGAATTATCTATTAGCGAAGTCGCTTACGAGTTGGGCTTTGAGTATTCCCAGTCATTCAGTAAATTGTTTAAGTCAAAAACGGGTCAAACGCCTTCAGCATTTAAGCGATCTTTCAAACTGTAA
- a CDS encoding transposase: MTDFYQQCHFDTARAQLCFVADLAEDVFGKNSFSKSIRKHFTGIVEHIRSQLTNGILEGINSKIQTIKRVAKGFRYTDNFKKMILFVFGAIKPQCNTT, encoded by the coding sequence TTGACAGACTTCTATCAACAGTGCCACTTTGATACTGCCCGAGCGCAGCTATGCTTTGTGGCTGATCTGGCCGAAGACGTATTCGGAAAAAACAGCTTTTCTAAGTCTATCCGTAAACACTTTACCGGTATTGTGGAACATATCCGCTCGCAACTGACCAACGGTATTTTGGAGGGTATCAATTCCAAAATTCAGACTATCAAGCGGGTAGCGAAGGGCTTTCGCTACACTGATAACTTCAAAAAAATGATCTTATTTGTCTTCGGAGCTATCAAACCCCAGTGTAATACCACATAA